One window of the Tubulanus polymorphus chromosome 11, tnTubPoly1.2, whole genome shotgun sequence genome contains the following:
- the LOC141912791 gene encoding cytochrome P450 3A9-like has protein sequence MDVFFGIPVWVFGILLILVLLIYYYGYVKSPIHAIRANGIETFTGFQAFFGSSLKIMTTGLIEYDRILYRDYKDKKAIGTVFSGVPCIHLSDLDIIKNIVIKDSASFTNRYKFVMTDSSIMNKMLTMLDDDHWKHVRSMCTPTFSSGKMRKMNAMLQNGAKNLVNNFRPYVEQNKPITVKDAFGCFSLDVTAATIFGLQVNSLENPKEPIVVHAKKLMQKFTDKSLGVILLFMAPKLFSLLTRLGIMSMLPSETMKYFETILDRALKERREDEDQSRADFLQTMAKSYVSDDVVDRETNEMKWTSKGLLREEILAQSFAFIFGGYENISNFMMYVAYCLALNPDAQDRLIKDIHDIIGNEAPDYDNIGKVEYLDMVVNEASRLHTLATRIDRICNETTEMNGILFEKGWMAAIPVDAIHMDPDIWPEPEKFDPDRFSAENREGMHPCSFMLFGLGPRVCIAQRLALFEAKVGLATVLQNYRFVPCKETTIPLVKDTFGQPKSPVILKMEKIIFGEE, from the exons ATGGATGTGTTTTTCGGTATACCCGTTTGGGTATTTGGAATATTACTTATACTCGTCCTGTTGATTTACTACTATGG cTACGTAAAAAGCCCGATTCATGCGATCAGAGCGAACGGAATTGAAACGTTTACCGGTTTTCAGGCTTTCTTCGGATCTAGCTTGAAAATCATGACAACG GGACTTATCGAATACGATCGGATTTTATACAGAGATTATAAAGATAAGAAAGCTATTGG aACTGTATTCAGTGGCGTACCGTGCATACACCTCAGTGATTTGGacataatcaaaaatatcgtCATCAAGGATTCGGCATCTTTTACGAATAGATAT AAGTTTGTTATGACCGACAGTTCaattatgaataaaatgttgacAATGTTGGACGACGATCATTGGAAACATGTTCGTTCAATGTGTACACCAACTTTCAGTAGCGGTAAAATGCGTAAG ATGAACGCCATGTTGCAGAACGGTGCCAAAAACCTGGTGAACAATTTCCGTCCGTATGTCGAACAAAACAAACCGATTACAGTAAAAGA TGCGTTTGGTTGTTTTTCGTTGGATGTAACGGCCGCGACGATATTCGGATTACAAGTGAATTCACTGGAGAATCCTAAAGAACCGATTGTCGTCCACGCGAAGAAATTGATGCAAAAATTTACCGATAAAAGTTTAGGCGTGATTTTATTAT ttaTGGCTCCGAAGTTGTTCTCACTGTTGACGCGTCTCGGTATAATGTCGATGTTGCCGTCGGAaacgatgaaatattttgaaacgaTTCTCGATCGGGCTCTGAAGGAAAGACGCGAAGACGAAGATCAG AGTCGCGCCGACTTCTTACAAACGATGGCGAAGTCGTACGTGAGCGATGACGTCGTAGACAGAGaaacaaatgaaatgaaatggacGTCAAAAG GTCTATTGCGGGAGGAAATTCTGGCGCAGTCGTTCGCTTTCATTTTCGGTGGCTACgaaaatatttcgaatttCATGATGTACGTGGCGTATTGTTTGGCTCTGAACCCCGATGCACAGGATCGACTTATCAAAGACATCCACGATATCATCGGCAATGAG GCGCCAGATTATGACAATATTGGTAAAGTTGAATATCTGGATATGGTCGTCAACGAAGCCAGTAGATTACATACACTTGCTACACG AATCGATCGTATCTGTAACGAAACTACTGAAATGAATGGTATCTTGTTTGAGAAAGGTTGGATGGCTGCCATACCCGTCGACGCTATTCACATGGACCCAGATATTTGGCCTGAACCTGAAAAATTTGACCCCGATCG GTTTTCGGCTGAAAATCGAGAAGGAATGCACCCGTGCAGTTTCATGTTGTTCGGATTGGGTCCTCGTGTTTGCATCGCTCAACGTCTGGCTTTGTTCGAAGCGAAGGTCGGCCTGGCGACCGTGTTGCAGAATTACCGTTTTGTGCCGTGTAAAGAAACAACC ATTCCTTTGGTTAAGGATACGTTCGGTCAACCTAAATCTCCggtcattttgaaaatggagAAAATCATCTTCGGTGAAGAATAA